In one window of Cydia pomonella isolate Wapato2018A chromosome 16, ilCydPomo1, whole genome shotgun sequence DNA:
- the LOC133526139 gene encoding FAS-associated factor 2 yields MDLEDNALGLTQEQTDKILQFQDLTGIEDMSICRDVLQRQQWDLEVAIQEQLNIREGRPSVFAIEARAPPVVHDYIAQQVFTDEPPEGPGGVRGLVRYVVNLVVSMCYSTITSVLNLLLSFVRNDDRRLVTDPLGDVVGFINNYTSKYNQHPVFYQGTYAQALNDAKKELLFLIVYLHSDAAAETQNFCRTTLSDPDVISYINTHALFWGCSIDTAEGWRVAQSVGGRRYPLLCVVCVRDHRMTVVARSEGACGPQQLLQRLQRVVADNELHLVAARADRVEREVTQRLRASQDEAYAESLAADQEKERRREAERSAQAQREAEQHRLREQEENRKQEVEAARAALAARLRPEPAPGAAAVVLLIRLPGGQRLTRRFSRDTTTQDLYDFVFSHPQSPEEFEITTNFPKRTIPKGLSNLAEVGLKDRDVLFVTDMNA; encoded by the exons ATGGATCTCGAAGACAATGCTCTGGGCTTAACCCAGGAGCAAACTGACAAAATTTTGCAGTTTCAAGACCTCACAGGTATTGAAGACATGTCTATATGTAGAGACGTTCTGCAGAGGCAGCAATGGGACTTAGAG GTGGCTATTCAAGAACAGTTGAACATTCGAGAAGGACGCCCGTCGGTGTTCGCGATTGAGGCGCGAGCGCCGCCTGTAGTGCATGATTACATAGCACAGCAAGTGTTCACAGATGAGCCTCCAGAAGGTCCAGGGGGCGTCCGGGGCCTGGTCCGATATGTTGTCAACCTAGTTGTATCAATGTGCTATAGTACAATAACATCAGTATTAAATCTGTTGTTAAGTTTCGTCCGCAATGATGATCGGAGAT tggTTACCGACCCTCTTGGTGATGTGGTAGGCTTCATTAACAACTACACATCAAAATACAACCAGCATCCAGTGTTCTACCAGGGTACATACGCGCAGGCGCTCAATGATGCCAAGAAAGAGCTTCTTTTCCTAATAGTTTATCTGCATTCTGATGCAGCTGCAGAGACACAGAACTTTTGCAG GACTACCCTATCAGATCCAGATGTGATATCGTACATAAACACGCACGCACTGTTCTGGGGGTGCTCGATCGACACGGCCGAAGGCTGGCGGGTGGCGCAGTCGGTGGGCGGGCGGCGCTACCCGCTGCTGTGCGTGGTGTGCGTGCGGGACCACCGCATGACCGTGGTGGCGCGGAGCGAGGGCGCGTGCGGCCCGCAGCAGCTGCTGCAGCGGCTGCAGCGTGTCGTGGCTGATAATGAGCTGCATCTAGTTGCTGCGAGGGCTGACAG GGTTGAACGCGAAGTGACGCAGCGTTTACGAGCGTCACAAGACGAGGCCTACGCGGAATCGCTAGCCGCCGACCAGGAGAAGGAACGGCGGCGTGAGGCCGAGCGTTCGGCGCAAGCCCAACGCGAGGCCGAACAACACAGGCTGCGGGAACAGGAGGAGAATAGGAAGCAAGAG gtggaggcggcgcgcgcggcgctgGCGGCGCGGCTGCGGCCCGAGCCGGCGCCGGGCGCGGCCGCCGTGGTGCTGCTCATCCGCCTGCCCGGCGGCCAGCGCCTCACCCGGCGCTTCTCCCGCGACACCACCACGCAG GACTTGTACGACTTTGTCTTCAGCCACCCGCAGTCCCCAGAAGAGTTTGAGATTACGACGAACTTCCCAAAGCGTACCATACCCAAGGGCCTCTCCAATCTCGCCGAAGTCGGCCTCAAAGACAGGGATGTCTTGTTCGTTACCGACATGAACGCTTAA
- the LOC133526142 gene encoding uncharacterized protein LOC133526142 isoform X1, producing the protein MAVFNPFDPLKNVTPRFTEEQLNEIIDFFDEKAQPLLTIDDGEPINVISIETFIEFLGLKKYHRRHFNYPTYKEIMADAELLRAGVTRVLTKEQVIYMLDKRVTEAEIKHELLLAFQVFDTENRNFLELGELESIVTRYGDAFNRDETIEMMRDANVRGDGNIVYENFVESLFAMAPELYEIPTDFLYTDPDEDPSVPPLPPEPEPEPEPEPEPEAVAEPPPPPTPPPPPPAKGKGPPGKGKKK; encoded by the exons atggctGTGTTTAATCCCTTCGATCCCTTAAAAAATGTTACACCGCGGTTTACAGAAGAACAACTAAACgaaataatagatttttttgatgAGAAAGCCCAACCTTTATTAACTATAGATGATGGAGAACCTATTAACGTAATATCTATTGAAACTTTTATAGAATTCCTGGGATTGAAAAA ATATCATAGAAGACATTTCAATTACCCTACGTATAAGGAAATCATGGCTGACGCAGAACTTTTGAGGGCTGGAGTGACTAGAGTATTGACAAAGGAGCAAGTTATTTACATGTTAGATAAACGAGTTACAGAAGCAGAAATAAAACATGAATTACTTTTGGCTTTTCAA GTTTTTGACACTGAAAACAGAAATTTTCTAGAGCTTGGAGAATTAGAATCGATAGTTACTAGATACGGAGATGCTTTCAATAGAGACGAAACTATAGAAATGATGCGTGATGCGAATGTACGTGGCGATGGAAACATAGTTTATGAGAACTTCGTTGAAAGTTTATTTGCCATGGCACCAGAACTCTACGAAATACCG ACTGATTTTCTTTATACTGATCCCGATGAAGATCCCTCAGTCCCGCCACTTCCTCCAGAGCCGGAGCCGGAACCTGAACCCGAACCCGAACCAGAGGCTGTTGCTGAACCGCCTCCACCTCCGACTCCACCTCCTCCACCCCCAGCAAAAGGAAAAGGGCCTCCAGGGAAAGGAAAAAAGAAATAA
- the LOC133526142 gene encoding uncharacterized protein LOC133526142 isoform X2, translated as MMENLLTYHRRHFNYPTYKEIMADAELLRAGVTRVLTKEQVIYMLDKRVTEAEIKHELLLAFQVFDTENRNFLELGELESIVTRYGDAFNRDETIEMMRDANVRGDGNIVYENFVESLFAMAPELYEIPTDFLYTDPDEDPSVPPLPPEPEPEPEPEPEPEAVAEPPPPPTPPPPPPAKGKGPPGKGKKK; from the exons ATGATGGAGAACCTATTAAC ATATCATAGAAGACATTTCAATTACCCTACGTATAAGGAAATCATGGCTGACGCAGAACTTTTGAGGGCTGGAGTGACTAGAGTATTGACAAAGGAGCAAGTTATTTACATGTTAGATAAACGAGTTACAGAAGCAGAAATAAAACATGAATTACTTTTGGCTTTTCAA GTTTTTGACACTGAAAACAGAAATTTTCTAGAGCTTGGAGAATTAGAATCGATAGTTACTAGATACGGAGATGCTTTCAATAGAGACGAAACTATAGAAATGATGCGTGATGCGAATGTACGTGGCGATGGAAACATAGTTTATGAGAACTTCGTTGAAAGTTTATTTGCCATGGCACCAGAACTCTACGAAATACCG ACTGATTTTCTTTATACTGATCCCGATGAAGATCCCTCAGTCCCGCCACTTCCTCCAGAGCCGGAGCCGGAACCTGAACCCGAACCCGAACCAGAGGCTGTTGCTGAACCGCCTCCACCTCCGACTCCACCTCCTCCACCCCCAGCAAAAGGAAAAGGGCCTCCAGGGAAAGGAAAAAAGAAATAA
- the LOC133526142 gene encoding uncharacterized protein LOC133526142 isoform X3, with the protein MAVFNPFDPLKNVTPRFTEEQLNEIIDFFDEKAQPLLTIDDGEPINVFDTENRNFLELGELESIVTRYGDAFNRDETIEMMRDANVRGDGNIVYENFVESLFAMAPELYEIPTDFLYTDPDEDPSVPPLPPEPEPEPEPEPEPEAVAEPPPPPTPPPPPPAKGKGPPGKGKKK; encoded by the exons atggctGTGTTTAATCCCTTCGATCCCTTAAAAAATGTTACACCGCGGTTTACAGAAGAACAACTAAACgaaataatagatttttttgatgAGAAAGCCCAACCTTTATTAACTATAGATGATGGAGAACCTATTAAC GTTTTTGACACTGAAAACAGAAATTTTCTAGAGCTTGGAGAATTAGAATCGATAGTTACTAGATACGGAGATGCTTTCAATAGAGACGAAACTATAGAAATGATGCGTGATGCGAATGTACGTGGCGATGGAAACATAGTTTATGAGAACTTCGTTGAAAGTTTATTTGCCATGGCACCAGAACTCTACGAAATACCG ACTGATTTTCTTTATACTGATCCCGATGAAGATCCCTCAGTCCCGCCACTTCCTCCAGAGCCGGAGCCGGAACCTGAACCCGAACCCGAACCAGAGGCTGTTGCTGAACCGCCTCCACCTCCGACTCCACCTCCTCCACCCCCAGCAAAAGGAAAAGGGCCTCCAGGGAAAGGAAAAAAGAAATAA